One Sphingobacteruim zhuxiongii DNA window includes the following coding sequences:
- a CDS encoding PspC domain-containing protein: MNRTIIININSIVFHIEEDAYEILRSYMIEIKKHFGKTEDSKEILEDIENRIAEMFAEKIQSGRKEVINVQDVNEVISQMGRVSDFEADFLEEVREESEPAIAAETEAESIPEVEGEPEAAKPEETINEPAFAFAASKKLMRDMDDRIFGGVCSGLGHYFNLESKWIRIMFVLFFLFAGSGVLLYVVLWAVMPKAITRADKMAMRGEAANLQNFKKSFDEEMKGLGENFSGAGEHFNRGVRTVGDLFGRVLSAFGKFLAIIFLIAFGCAIIGLFVTFVFCTLNLLGIKNDIMLPPLTVMTPVSAFFALLAGFMAIGIPFFAIFYLLLRVVFKVQRMNNYLSMTLFATWIISVVMILYFVVITQQEFKEVSTISVEKPLDKSDSYIFTEHDVRVIKASDEEFNKKKFNINVKGENLADYLRRDISIRVEAIDSLKAPYIQYNYRAKGNTYKEASDRASRISYQVKQDKNVVSFDSHFAMNQQDKVRDQHVGIIVYLPVGTKVSLTNSIGHRIQDISAWECNQYNENAKSSEWIMTANGLRCILKMQDDKLKAEKEAIEKAEEEAKQKEEEAKEKAKELEELKEKSEKKEEAAATKA; this comes from the coding sequence ATGAACAGAACAATAATCATTAATATAAACAGCATAGTCTTTCATATAGAGGAGGATGCTTACGAAATACTTCGATCTTATATGATCGAGATTAAAAAACACTTTGGTAAGACGGAAGATAGCAAGGAAATACTTGAGGATATCGAAAATCGAATTGCTGAGATGTTTGCGGAGAAAATTCAAAGTGGACGTAAAGAAGTTATCAACGTTCAAGACGTTAATGAGGTTATAAGCCAAATGGGACGTGTGAGCGATTTTGAAGCAGATTTTTTAGAGGAAGTTCGTGAGGAATCGGAGCCAGCAATTGCTGCAGAGACGGAAGCTGAATCAATCCCAGAAGTAGAGGGAGAACCCGAGGCCGCTAAACCTGAGGAGACTATAAATGAGCCTGCCTTTGCATTTGCTGCTTCAAAGAAGTTGATGCGTGATATGGACGATCGTATTTTCGGTGGCGTGTGTTCAGGTCTTGGGCATTATTTTAATCTTGAATCAAAATGGATTCGAATAATGTTCGTTCTATTTTTCCTATTTGCAGGTTCTGGAGTCTTGTTGTACGTTGTTTTATGGGCGGTAATGCCTAAAGCAATAACGCGTGCAGATAAGATGGCTATGCGCGGAGAAGCAGCTAATCTACAGAATTTTAAAAAGTCTTTTGATGAAGAAATGAAAGGACTTGGAGAAAATTTTTCGGGTGCCGGCGAGCATTTTAATAGAGGAGTTCGTACGGTAGGCGATTTATTTGGTCGCGTTCTCTCGGCGTTTGGTAAGTTCTTAGCCATTATATTCTTAATCGCTTTCGGATGCGCAATCATTGGGTTATTTGTAACCTTTGTATTCTGTACGCTAAATCTATTAGGAATTAAGAATGATATTATGTTACCACCATTAACAGTGATGACACCTGTATCCGCATTCTTTGCCTTACTCGCAGGATTTATGGCTATTGGAATTCCATTTTTCGCGATCTTTTATCTTTTACTACGTGTTGTATTTAAAGTACAGCGAATGAATAACTATTTAAGTATGACCTTGTTTGCGACTTGGATTATATCTGTCGTAATGATCTTATACTTTGTAGTAATAACACAACAGGAATTTAAAGAGGTCAGTACCATTAGTGTCGAGAAGCCTTTGGATAAAAGCGACAGTTATATATTTACTGAGCATGACGTGCGTGTAATAAAAGCTTCTGATGAAGAATTCAACAAAAAGAAGTTTAATATCAATGTAAAAGGAGAAAACCTAGCGGATTATCTACGTCGCGATATATCTATTCGCGTTGAAGCTATAGATTCTTTAAAAGCACCTTATATACAGTACAATTATAGAGCGAAAGGGAATACCTATAAAGAAGCATCAGATCGCGCTTCTCGTATATCTTATCAAGTGAAGCAAGACAAGAATGTTGTTTCTTTCGACAGTCACTTTGCAATGAATCAACAAGATAAAGTTAGAGATCAACATGTCGGAATCATCGTTTATCTTCCAGTAGGGACCAAAGTTTCTTTGACTAATTCAATAGGTCATCGTATACAAGATATTTCCGCATGGGAGTGTAATCAATATAATGAAAATGCAAAGTCTTCCGAGTGGATTATGACCGCAAATGGCCTTCGATGCATTCTTAAGATGCAAGATGACAAGTTAAAGGCCGAAAAGGAAGCGATTGAAAAAGCAGAAGAGGAAGCAAAACAAAAGGAGGAAGAGGCTAAGGAAAAGGCAAAGGAGCTGGAGGAGTTAAAAGAGAAATCGGAAAAAAAAGAAGAGGCTGCTGCAACCAAAGCTTAA
- a CDS encoding VanZ family protein — protein MNWILNYAWAIIWAILMCVLMFMPATDLPSGNYFCGSDKMVHCGSFYLFTTLMLFGSAIQTKRRAAKMKTMSIVFLIAILFIALTELGQMYFTSTRQADWWDVFADMVGIGMALFSFLLFYSPRAQYQ, from the coding sequence ATGAATTGGATATTAAATTATGCTTGGGCGATCATATGGGCGATCTTAATGTGCGTACTTATGTTTATGCCCGCAACCGACCTGCCCTCAGGCAATTATTTCTGTGGATCTGATAAAATGGTCCATTGCGGAAGTTTTTACCTTTTTACCACTTTGATGCTTTTTGGAAGCGCTATTCAAACGAAGCGCAGAGCCGCAAAAATGAAAACAATGTCTATTGTTTTTCTAATTGCTATACTATTCATTGCGCTAACCGAACTAGGACAAATGTATTTCACTAGTACACGCCAAGCTGATTGGTGGGATGTGTTTGCTGACATGGTCGGCATTGGAATGGCCTTATTTAGTTTCCTATTATTTTATAGTCCTAGAGCACAATATCAATAA
- a CDS encoding PadR family transcriptional regulator, producing the protein MVAENTQTQMRKGILEYCILSIISRGEIYASDIIGALKKAELLVVEGTLYPLLTRLKNNGLLSYSWQESTSGPPRKYYQITAEGTEVLHKLDVTWKELNFAVQTAIGDRQID; encoded by the coding sequence ATGGTAGCAGAAAACACACAAACCCAAATGAGGAAAGGAATACTAGAGTATTGTATTCTGTCTATAATTTCTCGGGGAGAGATATACGCCTCAGACATCATCGGTGCATTAAAAAAAGCCGAGTTGTTGGTGGTCGAAGGTACATTGTACCCTTTGCTGACGCGACTTAAGAACAATGGCTTGTTAAGTTACAGTTGGCAGGAATCGACTTCGGGTCCACCACGCAAATATTATCAGATTACAGCTGAAGGTACGGAGGTGTTACATAAGCTAGATGTAACCTGGAAAGAATTGAACTTTGCCGTGCAAACCGCTATTGGAGATCGCCAAATTGACTAA
- a CDS encoding outer membrane beta-barrel family protein: MGRVIVLIVATMVLFLNQALAKAQDADIKGKVVNQDNQPVAAASIYLMSSTANVLIKTAVTDADGNFIILKAPKGNYYIEVSSVGFANAKSANFDLGDDVYSVPVIKLTAASQTIEAVTVKGQAPMVQNKDGKLILNVENSTLAAGNNALEVVKRAPGVSVDKDDNLQLMGQQGVTVTIDGRQTYMTGEQLATFLKSTDAAQIKSVEVTTTRQAKDDAEGAVGTINIVLKKNNTEGFNGSFIASGGYGKHFRGNSSLNLNYKKNNTTLFGSYAYTDNKRETELNLERTIANHGKSTIFDQKAGLIEREKNHNYRFGVEQKTSAKNTMLVQFTGNNNEEGGDNLSASFIGPSANITDSIMRANSYSLAKFNRYSVNFNNEFKIDTTGSKLTFDFDWSMFRTASDVDYFYRTETPSGALVRPEEQERSSMPVDIDIYVSKLDYVKPFKKGKLEAGIKYSNVKSDNDLGFERLVGGQWGDYEGRPNHFVYTEQVSAGYVDYSTEFGKWTTKLGVRAEYTISDGNSITKNSRVKRDYLDFFPSANLGYNISPNHILTLSYARKISRPNYRYLNPFRYYIDKLTFQEGNPYVNPQYTHGLSLNYTLMQMFNFTLGTDITNDAMVESMGQNKETNETWITRDNLAKSVTSYLNMNIPYRVGKFWTMNNNFTGIYMHFKGPIAGYYADLGSFFIQANSMHTFKLNNQFSAEANINGNTPFIYNVYKISGRVNVDLGLNYNFKDQKSSLKLAVTDVFRSNKNNINTDFEEFNSKIRQYNDNQTVRLTYSYKFGNLKQQIRRRDSNNEEKERAN, encoded by the coding sequence ATGGGAAGAGTAATTGTGCTAATTGTCGCAACAATGGTTTTATTTTTAAACCAGGCATTAGCAAAGGCGCAAGACGCCGATATTAAGGGAAAGGTCGTCAACCAGGATAACCAACCAGTAGCTGCGGCCTCTATTTATTTAATGTCATCAACAGCAAATGTATTGATCAAAACGGCTGTGACTGACGCTGATGGTAATTTTATAATCTTAAAAGCACCCAAAGGGAACTATTATATTGAAGTATCGTCTGTTGGATTTGCTAATGCAAAATCGGCAAATTTTGATCTAGGCGATGACGTTTATTCAGTTCCAGTAATTAAACTTACAGCAGCTAGCCAAACGATAGAAGCGGTTACTGTCAAGGGGCAAGCGCCAATGGTTCAAAACAAAGATGGGAAGCTAATCCTAAATGTAGAAAATTCAACTTTAGCAGCAGGGAATAATGCCTTAGAGGTTGTAAAGCGCGCTCCTGGAGTTAGTGTAGATAAGGATGATAATCTACAATTAATGGGGCAACAAGGGGTCACTGTAACCATCGATGGACGTCAAACGTATATGACTGGAGAGCAATTGGCTACTTTCTTAAAATCAACGGATGCCGCACAGATAAAGAGTGTTGAGGTGACTACGACACGTCAAGCGAAAGACGATGCTGAGGGAGCTGTAGGAACTATCAATATTGTGCTCAAGAAAAATAATACCGAAGGTTTTAACGGATCTTTTATTGCAAGTGGTGGCTATGGTAAACATTTTAGAGGTAATAGCTCATTAAACCTAAACTACAAGAAAAATAATACCACACTATTTGGATCTTATGCCTATACCGATAATAAACGTGAAACGGAATTAAACTTAGAAAGAACGATTGCAAACCACGGTAAGTCAACAATATTCGATCAAAAAGCGGGCTTAATCGAACGGGAGAAAAATCATAATTATCGTTTTGGTGTTGAACAAAAGACTTCTGCGAAAAACACGATGTTAGTTCAATTTACTGGAAATAACAACGAGGAAGGCGGGGATAACTTGAGTGCTTCATTTATCGGTCCCTCTGCAAATATCACGGATTCTATCATGCGTGCAAATTCCTATAGTTTAGCGAAGTTTAACCGCTATTCTGTAAACTTCAATAATGAATTCAAAATTGATACAACCGGGAGTAAATTGACATTCGACTTTGACTGGAGCATGTTCCGCACGGCCTCTGATGTAGATTATTTCTATCGTACAGAGACGCCATCAGGAGCATTGGTGCGACCAGAAGAGCAGGAACGCAGTAGCATGCCAGTAGATATTGATATCTATGTTTCTAAATTGGATTATGTGAAACCATTCAAAAAAGGAAAATTAGAAGCAGGGATAAAATATAGTAACGTAAAGTCCGATAACGATCTTGGCTTTGAACGTCTAGTTGGCGGTCAATGGGGGGATTATGAAGGTAGACCAAATCATTTTGTCTATACGGAGCAAGTCTCAGCCGGATATGTGGATTACAGTACGGAATTTGGTAAATGGACAACGAAATTAGGTGTTCGCGCAGAATACACTATATCTGATGGGAACTCGATTACAAAGAATTCTAGAGTGAAGCGTGATTACCTGGACTTCTTTCCGTCAGCAAATTTAGGATATAATATCAGCCCGAATCATATATTGACCTTGAGTTACGCACGGAAAATAAGTAGACCTAATTATCGCTATTTAAATCCTTTTCGCTACTATATCGACAAGTTGACTTTCCAAGAAGGTAATCCATATGTCAACCCGCAATATACGCACGGACTATCCTTGAACTACACGCTGATGCAAATGTTCAATTTTACACTAGGAACGGACATTACTAATGACGCGATGGTGGAAAGTATGGGACAGAATAAAGAAACGAATGAAACGTGGATTACACGTGATAATTTGGCTAAATCAGTAACATCATATTTAAACATGAATATTCCTTATCGTGTTGGAAAATTCTGGACGATGAATAATAATTTCACAGGTATTTACATGCACTTTAAAGGTCCAATTGCTGGATATTACGCTGATTTAGGCTCTTTCTTCATCCAAGCAAATAGTATGCATACCTTTAAGTTGAATAATCAATTTTCAGCTGAAGCCAATATTAATGGAAATACACCGTTTATATATAATGTATACAAAATCAGTGGCCGTGTAAACGTAGACCTAGGCTTAAACTATAATTTCAAAGATCAAAAAAGCTCGCTTAAGCTTGCTGTAACCGACGTTTTCAGATCGAATAAAAATAACATAAATACGGATTTTGAGGAGTTTAACTCGAAAATCCGTCAATATAATGACAATCAGACGGTTCGCCTTACCTATTCTTATAAATTCGGGAATTTAAAACAACAAATTCGTCGCCGTGATTCTAATAATGAAGAAAAGGAAAGAGCGAACTAA